One Pseudomonas sp. FP1742 genomic window carries:
- a CDS encoding DUF1302 domain-containing protein has protein sequence MDNVKRCFRFKQCALFLALCSAGVMVERVEAMQMDLGDSDWKLRWDNTIKYSQAWRLQGQDSRLVNAPTANGLYPSIQSQGDKNFSSGLVSNRLDLFSEMDLSRQNYGLRVSGAAWYDDIYNKDTDSSEQTHFLSETRKLHGRDAEILDAFVFLRGDLGEDSQGVMRLGRHSLIYGESLFYGGNGIANAQGPTDVVKLLSVPGTQFKEILRPVNQISGQLQINPQLSVGAYYQFEWERSNVPGAGSYLSDVDAIGYGSGSLREVFGNDTVNGGDLKPRNSGQGGMQIRFKPTGTELELGFYAAQYHDKTPTGLYAYLDGTAAAATGLPILSSYRQVYAEDIKTAGVSFSTAYGPFNFAGETSVRWNAPLVSNLQVVNPGVAADGDDNSLFARGKTAHANLSAIYLLSPTAFWDGGSALAELAWNRTLSVTENAAALDANTTRDATALRVLVEPAYFQIVDGIDLTVPIGMGVVLDGRSSAVNKSGFGNTHSGDWSVGLKATYLQRWDVGLNYVNFFGAPKAGLREDGNFSYGQSLADRDFVSLYVKTSF, from the coding sequence ATGGACAACGTTAAACGTTGCTTTCGTTTCAAGCAGTGCGCCTTGTTTCTGGCGTTATGCAGCGCCGGTGTGATGGTCGAAAGGGTCGAGGCCATGCAAATGGACCTTGGTGATTCCGACTGGAAACTGCGTTGGGACAACACCATCAAGTACAGCCAGGCCTGGCGTCTTCAGGGGCAGGACAGCCGATTGGTCAACGCACCGACCGCCAACGGCCTGTATCCCTCGATCCAGAGTCAGGGCGATAAAAACTTCAGCAGTGGCCTGGTCTCCAATCGTCTGGACCTGTTTTCCGAAATGGACCTCAGCCGGCAAAACTATGGGCTGCGCGTGAGCGGCGCAGCCTGGTACGACGATATCTACAACAAGGACACCGACAGCAGCGAGCAAACGCATTTCCTCAGCGAAACCCGCAAGCTCCACGGTCGCGACGCGGAAATTCTCGACGCCTTCGTGTTCCTGCGCGGTGATCTCGGTGAAGACTCCCAGGGCGTGATGCGCCTGGGCCGGCACAGTCTGATTTATGGCGAAAGCCTGTTCTACGGTGGCAACGGCATTGCCAATGCCCAAGGGCCGACCGATGTGGTCAAGTTGCTCAGCGTGCCGGGGACCCAGTTCAAGGAGATCCTGCGTCCGGTCAATCAAATCTCCGGGCAGTTGCAGATCAACCCGCAGTTGTCGGTGGGCGCTTACTACCAGTTCGAGTGGGAACGCTCCAATGTGCCCGGCGCCGGCAGCTACCTGAGTGATGTCGATGCCATCGGTTACGGTAGCGGTTCACTGCGCGAAGTGTTCGGCAACGACACGGTGAATGGCGGCGATTTGAAACCGCGAAATTCGGGGCAGGGCGGTATGCAGATCCGCTTCAAGCCGACCGGCACCGAGCTGGAGCTGGGTTTCTACGCTGCGCAGTATCACGACAAAACCCCGACTGGCCTGTACGCCTACCTCGACGGTACGGCTGCGGCCGCCACCGGGTTGCCGATCCTGAGTTCCTATCGTCAGGTCTACGCCGAAGACATCAAGACTGCCGGCGTCAGCTTCTCCACCGCTTATGGGCCGTTCAACTTTGCCGGTGAAACCTCCGTGCGCTGGAACGCGCCGCTGGTGAGCAATCTGCAAGTGGTGAACCCTGGCGTGGCGGCCGATGGCGACGATAACTCACTGTTTGCCAGGGGCAAAACCGCTCACGCCAACCTGTCGGCGATTTACCTGTTATCGCCCACCGCATTTTGGGACGGCGGCTCGGCACTGGCCGAGCTGGCCTGGAACCGCACCCTGAGCGTGACCGAGAACGCCGCCGCGCTGGATGCCAACACCACCCGCGATGCCACGGCGCTGCGGGTATTGGTGGAGCCGGCGTACTTCCAGATTGTCGACGGGATCGACCTGACCGTGCCGATCGGCATGGGTGTGGTACTCGATGGGCGCTCTTCGGCGGTCAACAAATCGGGTTTCGGCAATACCCATTCCGGCGACTGGAGTGTCGGGCTCAAGGCCACCTACCTGCAGCGCTGGGATGTCGGCCTGAACTACGTGAACTTCTTCGGTGCCCCAAAAGCCGGGCTGCGCGAGGACGGCAATTTCAGTTACGGGCAGTCGTTGGCCGACCGCGACTTCGTCTCGCTCTACGTGAAAACCTCATTCTAA
- a CDS encoding YCF48-related protein, translating into MMGQKRYAGFGLRRGACVLALGLMACVFNAQASTFAVLQQPALPTAKAQRAALLGLTRAGERLVAVGERGIVLLSDDAGRNWRQASVPVSVSLTAVQFVDAEQGWAVGHLGVVLHTEDGGETWHKQLDGERAAALAVQAAERDANQPGGAGNLAQARQMLDDGPDKPFLDLYFSDRLHGYVVGAYNQIYRTDDGGRSWQPWMQHVDNPQGLNLYGIRVSGNDLLLVGERGLLLRSTDAGHSFQALKSPYEGSFFGLFGTRGGALIAYGLRGNAWWSDDRGGSWRRLDTGIESTLASAIELRDGSLLLASQGGELLFSHDQGRSFDKRQSRSGGTVAAVQQAADGSLASVGLSGVAADQDPRASGKP; encoded by the coding sequence ATGATGGGGCAAAAACGCTATGCGGGCTTCGGCCTGCGCCGGGGCGCCTGCGTCCTGGCATTGGGGTTGATGGCGTGTGTGTTCAACGCCCAGGCGAGCACGTTTGCGGTACTGCAGCAGCCGGCACTGCCGACCGCCAAGGCCCAGCGCGCGGCATTGCTCGGGCTGACCCGGGCCGGCGAGCGGCTGGTGGCGGTCGGCGAGCGCGGGATCGTACTGCTTTCGGATGACGCTGGAAGAAATTGGCGCCAGGCCAGTGTGCCGGTCAGCGTCAGCCTGACGGCGGTGCAGTTCGTCGATGCCGAGCAGGGTTGGGCGGTCGGTCATCTGGGCGTGGTGTTGCACACCGAGGACGGCGGTGAAACCTGGCACAAGCAACTCGACGGTGAGCGCGCCGCCGCGCTGGCGGTGCAAGCCGCTGAGCGCGATGCCAATCAACCGGGCGGCGCCGGCAACCTGGCGCAGGCACGGCAGATGCTCGACGACGGACCGGACAAACCGTTTCTCGACCTGTACTTCAGTGACCGCCTGCACGGCTACGTCGTTGGCGCCTACAACCAGATCTACCGCACCGACGACGGCGGGCGAAGCTGGCAGCCGTGGATGCAGCATGTGGACAATCCGCAAGGCCTGAACCTGTACGGCATCCGTGTCTCGGGCAACGATTTGCTGCTGGTGGGGGAGCGCGGTTTGCTGTTGCGTTCGACCGATGCCGGGCATTCATTCCAGGCCTTGAAGTCACCTTATGAAGGCAGCTTTTTCGGCCTGTTCGGCACCCGCGGCGGCGCCTTGATTGCCTATGGTTTGCGCGGTAACGCCTGGTGGTCCGATGACCGTGGCGGCAGTTGGCGACGCCTCGACACCGGCATCGAATCAACACTGGCGAGCGCCATCGAACTGCGCGATGGCAGCCTGCTGTTGGCCAGCCAGGGCGGCGAGCTTTTATTCAGCCATGACCAGGGTCGTAGCTTCGACAAACGCCAGAGCCGCAGCGGCGGGACTGTCGCTGCCGTGCAACAGGCGGCCGATGGCAGTCTGGCCAGCGTTGGTTTGAGCGGTGTGGCCGCTGACCAGGATCCACGAGCCTCTGGCAAACCTTGA
- a CDS encoding DUF1329 domain-containing protein — MQNKAFLNTCVLTLALAGMSLAQAAVSPEQAVRLKTELTPLGGERAGNADGSIPAWQGGYTKVAPGYKPGDKRPDPFAGEKPLYSIKASNMEQYANVLAEGTKLLLKKYPDYRLDVYPTHRSAAAPQWVYDNTGKNATRATLDVASEKVTGAYGGIPFPIPENGTQVLWNYRLSWQGGDTISSPFDTWLMTAGGKKVQATRAQYTYQFPYYVEDGSLENFSGKYLVGKLLTELPSSKAGEGLMTHWDLDPANRAAWQYLVGQRRVRRAPNIAYDTPDFVTSGVGLFDEAFMLFGPTDRYDLKLMGKKELIVAYNNNRAALAKSDDLVKQDFLNPDLVRWEKHRVWVVEATLKSGKRHVVPRRTYYIDEDSWQILMADGYDAQGKLGRQMYSLTLLAPDLPALTAQVMWGSYNLDTGAYFLNSSSNDLAVQYQKVAKPSASYFTPDAMANENMR, encoded by the coding sequence ATGCAGAACAAAGCATTTCTCAACACTTGCGTCCTCACCCTGGCCCTTGCCGGCATGAGCCTGGCGCAGGCGGCCGTGTCGCCTGAGCAGGCTGTACGCTTGAAGACTGAACTGACACCCCTTGGTGGCGAGCGCGCCGGCAACGCCGATGGCAGCATCCCGGCCTGGCAAGGCGGCTACACCAAGGTCGCGCCTGGCTACAAGCCAGGTGACAAACGTCCCGATCCATTCGCCGGTGAAAAACCGCTGTATTCGATCAAGGCCTCGAACATGGAGCAGTACGCCAATGTACTGGCCGAAGGCACCAAACTGCTGCTGAAGAAATACCCGGACTATCGCCTGGACGTCTACCCGACCCATCGCTCGGCGGCGGCTCCGCAATGGGTGTATGACAATACCGGCAAGAATGCCACTCGCGCCACGCTGGACGTGGCGAGCGAGAAAGTCACCGGCGCCTATGGCGGCATCCCGTTCCCGATCCCGGAAAACGGTACGCAAGTGCTGTGGAATTATCGATTGTCCTGGCAGGGCGGCGACACCATCAGTTCGCCTTTCGATACCTGGCTGATGACCGCCGGCGGCAAGAAAGTCCAGGCGACCCGCGCCCAGTACACCTACCAGTTTCCCTACTACGTTGAAGACGGCAGCCTGGAAAACTTTTCCGGCAAGTACCTGGTGGGCAAGCTGCTGACCGAGTTGCCGTCGTCCAAGGCCGGCGAAGGCCTGATGACCCATTGGGACCTGGACCCGGCCAACCGTGCGGCCTGGCAGTATCTGGTCGGCCAGCGCCGGGTGCGTCGGGCGCCGAACATTGCCTACGACACCCCGGACTTCGTGACCTCGGGGGTCGGTCTGTTCGACGAAGCGTTCATGCTGTTCGGGCCTACCGATCGCTATGACCTCAAGCTGATGGGCAAGAAAGAACTGATCGTTGCCTACAACAATAACCGCGCCGCCCTGGCCAAGAGCGACGACCTGGTCAAACAGGACTTCCTCAATCCTGACCTGGTGCGTTGGGAGAAGCATCGGGTCTGGGTGGTCGAGGCCACGCTCAAATCCGGCAAGCGCCATGTGGTGCCGCGTCGTACCTACTACATCGACGAAGACTCCTGGCAGATCCTGATGGCCGACGGGTATGACGCCCAGGGCAAACTCGGACGGCAGATGTATTCACTGACGCTGCTGGCGCCGGACCTGCCAGCCCTCACCGCGCAGGTCATGTGGGGCAGCTACAACCTCGACACCGGCGCCTACTTCCTCAACTCCTCGAGCAACGATCTGGCGGTCCAGTACCAGAAAGTCGCGAAACCTTCGGCGTCCTATTTCACGCCGGACGCCATGGCCAACGAAAACATGCGTTGA
- a CDS encoding RND family transporter, whose product MKDDKTQTVIGRLADFDQASGNVAERAIFNHRPLVILLCLLVTLVLGWQATRIGINASYEKTIPTGHPYVANFLENRSELSGLGNSLRIAVEVKQGSIFTKDYLDTLARLNDELYLLPGVDRPYMKSIWTPTTRWTAVTEEGLDGGTVIPDDYDGSAASIEQVRTNVARSGEVGQLVAGNFKSSVIFVPLLDISPQTGKALDYGEFSRKLEALRDKYQSDDLRIHITGFTKIVGDLIEGLTQVLLFFVVAVLVTVLVLFGYTRCARSTLVVVTCSLVAVLWQLGLLAILGYELDPYSALVPFLVFAIGMSHGAQKMNGIMQDVGRGTHRVVAARYTFRRLFAAGMTALLCDAVGFAVLLLINIRVIQDLAITASLGVAVLIFTNLILLPILLSYIGVSPAAAQRSLSSENAELQAQIKHPLWRVLDLFTQQRWAMGAMLGGLLLAAFGFAVSLHLKIGDLDPGAPELRADSRYNRDALFMTQNYAASSDIFVVMIKTPEDQCTRYASLSAVDALAWRLEQLPGVESTTSMAALSKIATAGYNEGNFKWYELIPNDGALGAVQTRAPRELFNQGCSMLSLYVYLADHKADTLNRVVEASEKFISEHQVPEVKFMLAAGSAGIEAATNIVVKKSMREMLFWVYGAVSLLCLLTFRSWRATLCAMLPLMLTSILCEALMVGLGMGVKVATLPVIALGVGIGIDYALYVLSVILARMRAGDTLAQAYYQALLFTGKVVLLTGMTLAVAVSTWAFSPIKFQADMGILLAFMFLVNMLGALILLPALAWLLLPQKVFAKKPEASRHGQLIKEG is encoded by the coding sequence TTGAAAGACGACAAAACCCAAACCGTGATCGGCCGCCTGGCAGACTTCGACCAGGCGTCGGGCAACGTCGCCGAGCGGGCGATCTTCAACCATCGACCACTGGTGATCCTGCTGTGTCTGCTGGTGACGCTGGTGCTCGGCTGGCAAGCCACGCGCATCGGCATCAATGCCAGTTATGAGAAAACCATTCCCACGGGGCATCCCTATGTCGCCAACTTTCTGGAGAATCGCAGTGAGTTGAGCGGCCTGGGCAACTCGCTGCGGATCGCCGTGGAGGTCAAGCAAGGCAGTATTTTCACCAAGGACTACCTCGACACCCTGGCCAGGCTCAACGATGAGCTCTATCTGCTGCCGGGTGTCGATCGGCCCTACATGAAATCGATATGGACCCCGACCACGCGCTGGACCGCCGTGACCGAAGAGGGGCTCGATGGCGGCACCGTGATCCCGGACGACTACGATGGCTCGGCAGCCAGTATCGAACAGGTGCGGACCAACGTCGCCCGTTCCGGTGAGGTCGGTCAATTGGTGGCCGGCAACTTCAAGTCCAGCGTGATCTTCGTGCCGTTGCTGGACATCAGTCCGCAGACCGGCAAGGCTCTGGACTACGGCGAGTTTTCCCGGAAACTGGAAGCCCTGCGGGACAAGTACCAGAGCGACGACCTGCGAATTCACATCACCGGTTTCACCAAGATTGTCGGCGACCTGATCGAGGGGCTGACCCAGGTGCTTCTGTTCTTCGTGGTGGCGGTACTGGTGACAGTGTTGGTGCTGTTTGGCTACACCCGTTGCGCGCGCAGCACGCTGGTGGTGGTGACGTGTTCGCTGGTGGCGGTGCTCTGGCAGCTGGGTCTGCTCGCCATCCTCGGTTATGAGCTGGACCCCTACTCGGCGCTGGTGCCGTTTCTGGTGTTCGCCATTGGCATGAGCCATGGTGCGCAGAAGATGAACGGCATCATGCAGGACGTCGGTCGCGGCACCCACCGGGTGGTGGCCGCGCGTTATACCTTCCGCCGACTGTTCGCGGCCGGCATGACCGCGTTGCTCTGTGATGCGGTGGGCTTCGCGGTGTTGCTGCTGATCAATATCCGGGTGATTCAGGATCTGGCGATCACCGCCAGTCTCGGTGTAGCGGTGCTGATTTTCACCAACCTGATCTTGTTGCCGATCCTGCTCAGCTATATCGGTGTCAGCCCGGCAGCGGCGCAACGCAGCCTGAGTTCGGAAAACGCCGAACTGCAGGCACAGATCAAGCATCCGCTGTGGCGCGTGCTCGATTTGTTCACCCAACAGCGCTGGGCCATGGGCGCCATGCTGGGCGGTCTGCTGCTGGCAGCGTTCGGTTTTGCCGTGAGCCTGCACCTGAAGATCGGCGATCTCGATCCCGGTGCTCCGGAGTTGCGGGCTGACTCGCGCTACAACCGCGACGCGCTGTTCATGACCCAGAACTATGCGGCCAGCTCGGATATTTTCGTGGTCATGATCAAGACTCCGGAGGATCAGTGCACTCGCTACGCGAGCCTGTCGGCAGTGGATGCGCTGGCCTGGCGACTGGAGCAATTGCCCGGCGTGGAGTCGACCACCTCGATGGCGGCGCTGAGCAAAATCGCCACGGCTGGTTACAACGAAGGCAACTTCAAATGGTATGAGCTGATCCCCAATGACGGTGCGCTGGGCGCCGTGCAAACCCGTGCTCCGCGGGAGCTGTTCAATCAGGGCTGCTCGATGTTGTCGCTGTACGTTTACCTGGCCGATCACAAGGCCGATACCCTGAATCGGGTGGTGGAGGCCAGCGAGAAATTCATCAGCGAGCATCAGGTGCCAGAGGTCAAATTCATGCTGGCGGCCGGCAGCGCCGGGATCGAAGCCGCGACCAATATCGTGGTGAAAAAATCCATGCGCGAAATGCTGTTCTGGGTCTACGGCGCGGTCAGCCTGTTGTGCCTGCTGACCTTCCGCAGCTGGCGTGCAACCCTTTGCGCGATGCTGCCGCTGATGCTCACCTCGATTCTGTGCGAGGCGCTGATGGTGGGGCTGGGCATGGGGGTGAAAGTCGCGACCCTGCCGGTAATCGCACTGGGCGTGGGCATTGGCATCGACTACGCGCTCTACGTCTTGAGTGTGATTCTGGCCCGCATGCGTGCCGGCGACACCCTGGCACAGGCGTATTACCAGGCGCTGTTGTTCACCGGCAAAGTGGTGTTGCTGACCGGCATGACCCTGGCGGTTGCGGTGTCGACCTGGGCGTTCTCACCGATCAAGTTCCAGGCCGACATGGGTATTCTGCTGGCGTTCATGTTCCTGGTGAACATGCTCGGTGCCTTGATCCTGTTGCCGGCCTTGGCCTGGCTGCTGCTGCCGCAGAAGGTCTTCGCAAAAAAGCCTGAAGCGAGCCGGCATGGGCAGTTGATCAAGGAGGGCTGA
- a CDS encoding helix-turn-helix domain-containing protein, which produces MNNNNPSVEGATGTPDMTAAIHRYRTNDIDQHAQNMDGWQVRYDQLTPGRFDGELIEFRAGWMQLARDRSNQAMLKSGSAWKGAITFSVPLSAQGAVFCAGHPIHESSLLVAHGDHLPDLRTPEHLDLLGVAVEVQALEHVLERQGARFQITDLPKCYRLGASSVQAELAALFDELAAADQGHDSLLGYEAIRHGIRDAVMVQLLELVAPDQAAPLNPTARKRMVDRAREYALGHLDEPLSILDLCNHIGASRRKLQYCFQETLGINPVAYLRALRLNAVRRELRDSPHEHGVQEVAARWGFWHLSRFASDYRTLFGETPSQTLRRH; this is translated from the coding sequence ATGAATAACAATAACCCTAGCGTGGAAGGCGCCACCGGTACGCCGGACATGACTGCGGCGATTCATCGTTATCGCACCAACGACATCGATCAGCACGCACAGAACATGGACGGCTGGCAGGTACGCTATGACCAGCTGACGCCCGGGCGTTTTGATGGTGAGTTGATCGAGTTTCGCGCCGGATGGATGCAACTGGCGCGCGACCGCTCTAATCAGGCGATGCTCAAGAGTGGCAGCGCCTGGAAGGGAGCCATCACCTTCAGCGTGCCGCTGAGCGCTCAGGGGGCGGTGTTTTGTGCGGGGCATCCGATTCATGAGTCGAGCCTGTTGGTGGCCCATGGTGACCACTTGCCCGATCTGCGCACGCCCGAACATCTGGATCTGTTGGGGGTGGCGGTTGAAGTCCAGGCCCTTGAACATGTGCTGGAGCGCCAGGGCGCCCGGTTTCAAATTACCGATCTTCCCAAGTGTTACCGTCTGGGGGCTTCCTCGGTGCAGGCTGAGTTGGCGGCGCTGTTCGACGAGCTGGCCGCTGCCGATCAGGGCCACGACAGCCTGCTGGGCTATGAGGCGATCCGTCATGGCATTCGCGATGCCGTGATGGTGCAACTGCTGGAGCTGGTCGCGCCGGATCAGGCAGCGCCCCTTAACCCGACGGCGCGCAAACGCATGGTCGATCGTGCCAGGGAATACGCGTTGGGGCATCTGGACGAACCGTTGTCGATCCTCGATCTGTGCAATCACATCGGCGCCAGCCGACGCAAACTCCAATACTGTTTCCAGGAAACCCTGGGCATCAATCCGGTGGCGTATTTAAGGGCGTTGCGCCTCAATGCAGTGCGCCGTGAACTGCGTGACAGCCCCCATGAACATGGGGTGCAAGAGGTGGCGGCGCGTTGGGGCTTCTGGCACCTGAGTCGCTTTGCCAGCGATTACCGCACACTGTTCGGAGAGACGCCCTCACAGACCTTGCGTCGCCATTAA